The Trachemys scripta elegans isolate TJP31775 chromosome 14, CAS_Tse_1.0, whole genome shotgun sequence genome segment CACTTTGAGAAATACTTCCATTTTATGATGCAGCTGCTTGATTTTTCACAACCCCACAGCTTTGCTGAGAGCATGCTGTTAAATACAACACACGGTGTCAGGGCTATTATGCAATAGATGATGAAATAACTCCCTTCTCTAAGGTGGCACTGACCTGTACCCAGATCTGGTGGACCACGGAAGTTGGAATTGCCTTTGCCAGACTGGAAGAAGGATATGAGAATGCAATGAAGGAATATTACAAGAAGCAAGTGACCCAGCTGAATACCCTCATCACCATGCTCATCGGTCAGCTCTCCAAGGGTGACAGACAGAAAATCATGACCATATGTACTATTGACGTACATGCTCGGGATGTCGTAGCTAAGATGATAGCTCAAAAGGTTTGCCGATATACCACAAGACATTACGCCTTTTCAGCACTGTCATTTACTGTGTCCTAGCAGTGTCTGATATTAGAGCGCAAACCTCCCAACGAGTTAATGGAGTAAGGAAAATGGGACCATCTTTGATCTTCCTGAAATATGAAAATGTGTTGTGGCCCCAGTAGCTTCTCGTGTCCCAGTCCTCCTCCCTGTACTACACGTCCCCTCTATATCACTCGTGTCCCGGTCCTCCTCCCTGTATTACACGTCCCCTCTATATCACTCGGGTCCCGGTCCTCCTCCCTGTACTACACGTCCCCTTTATATCACTTGTGTCCCGGTCCTCCTCCCTGTACTACACGTCCCCTCTATATCACTCGGGTCCCGGTCCTCCTCCCTGTACTACACGTGCTTTAAGGGCACATGCATGCCCTAGCTTTTGTTCAGTCTTCCTTTAGGGcaggatccaaagcccattgaaagcaGGTGAAAGATCCCCATTGACTTGACGGAGCTTGGGATCCatacccctccctgcaccagcaCCTCACAAAGAGCAAAGCTGCTTTCACAACTGGCTGACTGTGGAGCTTTCTGCACCTTGGGCTGAGCCTCTTTAGCAGTAAACTGATCTCAATGGCAGCTCTCACAGGAGCCTGACCTCTCTTGTCCAGTATGGTCCTGCTCCTGCAGGAggttgggtgggagggaggttgAAATGGCTCCTGCCAGGTCTGGCTCCCCCTGCAATAGCCTCGCACAGCTCTCTGTCTtgcccccccttccttcctcatCTTTCCCTTTTCACCTTCTCTCAGGCCCCTCTTTGCACCTTCCTCTATGCTGCCCTGGAACCTTTAATCTGTTCTCTTGCCCCCCTGCAAGGGAGGAAGCTTGGATTTGTCCCCCTTTAttgataggaaactgaggcactgagcagttGCCTGCTGTAATCATCAAACACTGGGCCCAATTCAGCCCtagggtaactccattgaaacaAGTGGACTTACAACAGGATTGCATTTGGCCCAGCATCTTTAACCCTTTGCTTGTTGAATGTCAGTGAACGTGTGGGTGCATTTGCAGGTCGACAGTGCCCAGGCGTTCATTTGGCTGTCGCAGCTTCGGCACAGATGGACTGATGAGGAGAAGCActgctttgcaaacatttgtgATGCCCAGTTTCTGTACTCCTACGAATACCTGGGCAATACGCCTCGGCTTGTGATCACTCCCCTTACGGACAGGTGGGTCACTGGAATGTCTAGAACCCTTCTCCTGGCATACTGCAGCATCAGAGCTTCCCACGTGGGAGTAAGAAACCACTGTCCGTGGCATAGAAGGGTTGGTTAAGACATCGGAATAGTTCACAAGTGTTTTCCTTCTCTCCACGTTCCAGCTGCCCTGCACAGCGCAGCTCACACACTATCTCCCTGTAGCTCCTCTGTCGGTGTGTAGCGCCACTTGCAGAGCTCAAGGGGTCTTCAGAATCCACCAGTGTCATCCCCAGGCCTGTCAAAGGGGATCACTGTACAGTGATGTGAAGCAGAGTGCTCTGAACCTGGGACTGCCACGTGCTGGTGTGAAACACTAAGCAGGTTGCTGGGTTTCTTTTGCAGCTAAGCTAGCCTGGCCTCACAGCCACCTCTCAGTGATCAGCCACAGGGGGCATAGAGTCATCAGACTGCTGTGAAAATCCAGCCCTTGGCACAAAGAGTTtgggcagccctgctgcaaaGGATGCTGGGTATATCCTAGAGCAAGCACAGCAAGGCAGAGGCAGTAACTTGCTCAGGAGGATTTTTCAACTTGCAAACTCACTCTGCATGTACAGCCTCAATTCTGCAGAGTAAGGGCTCCCTCAGCATGCATGAGTTTAGTCCCATTACCCTGCGCTGTGTCGGTGGCCTATTGAGTGAGCATTACCTGAGTACACACTGGCCCAATAACGATATTGTGACTCTGCGCTTGGGCACTCTGACTCATTCAGATCTCTTTTCTCTTTGCTGCTGGAAGATGTTACATCACCCTCACCCAATCGCTGCACCTGACCATGAGCGGGGCCCCAGCTGGACCAGCAGGGACTGGCAAGACCGAGACGACAAAAGACTTGGGGCGCGCCCTTGGCATCATGGTGTATGTGTTTAACTGCTCTGAACAGATGGACTACAAGGTACTGGGTCTGATGTGATCCAGGGTCAGGTTGTGTCAGGGGAGCATCcagggggagggacagggctgAAATGTCTCAAAAGCCTAAGGCACTAAGGAACATTTTATTAGAGGGTTTATTCCTTCACccgctcacttccctggtccttctcgcatgaacagagagcaacaatatctgaagtctgaaggtgcaaacaatttgatgtttattggggtgaactttcagcaagcatgatttcagtttttttcctcagtgtcccccttcccagctctgacaccacaaagCCCtgtctgtgtccctgttcccattccctgttcccatccccccTTTAGCAAAACATaattccaattcccccacccccattctctgttcccattctccccctttacttcctgattgactgcagaccatatagtaaaacttgagttctgcttaaccaattattttactgaaatttaactaaccaatcctaacatattgtaacatgattatttaaccaattatattccaccaccttaattggtttacacccaacaaaattaattatacagcagacagaaacaatcacagaaccagacagagattatacagacaaacaatagggaagtggagactacagtgatagaacaattcAGCAATGAGGATTTTAcaccccagctattgataagtgagttcttgccagacaggatgctattaaactaagttttctttacatcttttaggctcttccctttctctggaggtgatagatcggatcacctttctaacagccccagattgccttattttaATGTGACTAGTTTAAAATGTAAGAATGTGACAGTTCGCTttccagcttatggctgcctctgctgcttagccaaaggccttacttagcctaagaacagggccttagactgtcacagtgagaaaaGGCCCTGTAcaggcagacagtgattttgattctttcttttatacttctataactagctaagtgataagaatacacgtaaattcttaaagtataggcctttgcagacaggcctgaatatctatatcctaacattccacctctttttttttcttttgggatccTTCTGCCCAGGTATTCCTGGAAAAGCATAGGACATATGGCGACACATTTCCTGATAGGGCCAGGCATTAAGATGGAAAGTGTTGCTATTTTATTTGTCCCACTGCCCCTTTGTGTAGTAGagtgccctgcaccttctctcaTACGGGCATACCACACCTATTTTAATTAGTGTTCCAGACTTCCCATTATAGTGGGCCCGAGAAGGTTGGGTTCAGGTTGTTTAGTAcactgtggcagggggagggcttACTACATTACTTATAGGTTATCTCCATATGTAACATAACACATGTACAGTTAACAATACACCAGTTACTATGATAATTTACAGCAACACCGAGTTCTGACCATGCAGTATGGTTCAACATTCGAGCCACCACCAAAACACCACCTCTCCTCCTTCGACAGTGTCAAGATTTTAATGTGTTCAGTTGCAACAAGCTGCCCATGCAGGTTTTGCGTGCTTTTGTCCATATCGTAAGTCCATTGAATGTCCACAGAGAAATGGGTTATTGTGCAAACCAACTTAACCACTTGGTATGGAATCAGGCCTGGTTCGATTATTTACAGCAATAAGAgttacagatttatttgtgcaccAAAGTTTAGACAGTAATATGTACAGTCCCAGCAAAACATCTTAGACACAGTACACCCaattacaacaaggagtctggtggcaccttaaagactaacaagatttatttgggcataagctttcgtgagtaaaaacctcacttcttcgcaaggtttttactcacgaaagcttatgcccaaataaatctgttagtctttaaggtgccaccagactccttgttgtttttgtagatacagactaacacggctaccccctgatacagtaCACCCAATTGTTCACCCCTTGCCATAGGCCATTGATTCTGCTTTTTCATACTTATAGGAGAGGGGCACATTtaaacatctttttttatttacaccATTTTACACACCCCTTCATTGATTCCCAGTGAGCTCCTcccctttttattattttcataggGCTTGTGGAGACCACCTTAGTTGCCGTTCCATTTTTAGGTATCACGGTACCTATTACACAGGTGCTGGCCTTTTAGTAgagcattttgcatttttatgcaCATTTCCCCCCAGATCAGTCTTTTGACGCCATCCCCACCCATGTCATAAGGTTTTTTGTTTATTGAAACACAACAatgctagcaacaagacaaacaccacagacaaacaacacaaaacataGATTTATGgtattttgggttattttttcaCTGGCGCCAGTTTGCTTGTAGagtgtttgaaaaacaaaagaaacaattttcACCCCCCTGGTGGGGACAGATTATTGCTTAATAATAATAGcacttttttttacaattttttttgctaattgtaggaaaaacagaagaattacctTTAGGctgttcttattttgttttatagttAGGCTAGTGAATTACCCCACTCACTGGTCATTTATGAAATttatgaggtggtgtacctcagtttcctctcttgtACAACAGACCAGGTTTGCAATAGTTTTTTTGCTGTACCTAGCTTTAAGTTTATTTTTAGGTAATAGCTGAGAGACAGCTTTAGATTtttgcactgcacacacacacacacacacacacacacacacacacacacacacacacacactccctccctccctccctccctccctcccttatgGTTAACCTGTCCCCTTATTTTCAGACTTGACTTGTTTTTTCACCTCCCTTTTCTAGAGGGCCATAATCTGAGTCTTCTAGTAGCTTGTTTGCTGACcagatgtatttattatttgcagcTCTTTTGTGCTGCTACTTATGGGCagtttttttcttcccccatcaGCTAGGTAATTTGCATTTACACAGAGGCTTTTTGGCTTGCTTTTGGATCCAAAGCTATTAGCAGCTTAGAGACTGTtttaaaagggaaacattttactttcaccagagttttgattactttttacttttattttttgcttcaaaacacacacaaatttgaAAAAGAAAGCACAACCTATTGTGGCTTTTTTTGGAGCCCTAACAGTTTTGTTAGCAttttttaatgccttttttaatatacactgcacacatCCTGGGAAAATGCACATTTCTTTGATAGTTTAACCTTTATAACATTATATTAGACATATTAATTTTACAGAAGGTGTAACTGCCTCCCCCGTGCCCACAGAGTTTTCATGCACCCACCCACCAAAGCGACAGTCCGATCCCCCAGAGCCACCCCAAGGCTTAGTGTTTCCATCATTGCTcccctttcccttttctttttcctgtgcGCACACACAAAATTCTCTTTTGCCTAACATCCTTGCACTGCGATTACTCTTTTTTACACAACTATACCCTGATTACATTTTGTACAGCTAGAGACAGCCAGGGGCAGCCAAGTTAAGTTTCAATAGAAACCCCTTACATTCCTTTAGTGATTTTGATTACATTACCCAATAGTTAAATAATGTTGATGAGATTATCTCTCCGCCtgctacagtgatagaacaatacagaaataagAATTTTAcaccccagctattgataagtgagttcttgccagacaggatgctgtcaaactaagttttctttaaatcttttaggctctttcctttctctggaggtgatagatcggcacacctttctaacagccccagattgccttattttaATGTGACTAGTTTAAAATGTAAGAATGTGACCGTTCGCTTTCCAGTTTATGGCtgtctctgctgcttagccaaaagCCTTACCtagcctaagaacagggccttagactgtcacagtgagaaaaGGCCCTATACAGGCAAACAgtaattttaattctttcttttgtacctctataactagctaagtggcgtctgatgaagtgggtattcacccacgaaagctcatgctccaatacgtctgttagtctataaagtgccacaggactctttgttgctttttacagatccagactaacacggctacccccctaaTACTTAAGTAATAAGAACAcacctacatttttaaagtataggcctttgcagacaggcctaaatatctatatcctaacacatCTGATGGGTCAGCGTGAGGTCCCTTTGGTTATCTGCCACTCTGCCAATTGtccggctcctcctcctccagcatgAGCTGCATGCATGTGCATTAGACCCTGGGGAGCCAAGGACGTGCTCTTAGTGAGGCAGAGGCCAGCCTTCTGCTGTCCCCGGGGATCATCCTCCCGGTGGGACTCTTGGCCTCTGGTGGGGCTGCTGCAAGAGGCCGGAGGCTGACCCAGCATGGGGGTTACAGCAGTCACCCCAGACTTGCCAGTTTTGCTTAAGACAAATACATAACCGTCCAGGAGCCCcattatttgtacagtgcccagcgcAACAGGGTTCTGGTCCATCATCGGGCTCCTGGGCACTACTGTAAATCACGCCATAAATAATGCTCAGCACCTAGCTCAGTGGGGACCTGGACCATGAGAACAGCTCCTATGTGCTACACTTATTCAAATCAACTACAACAACAACAGCATAGCACACTTTACTGGTAAGCAATGCAACTAGGGATTTTCATATTGGGTCGGGTCTGAAAGAGACAGTGATTGCAAAACCCAGATTACTTTGCCGTTCACTTTTTGTATTTGCTCTGATGCGGTTAGCGTTCTCCTTTGAGTAtatgtccctgtggatgctccaccgTAGGATGTGCATGCACCCATGAGCTCTCAACTGGAGAGTGCAGAGTAGTGTCCGCAGTCCCACGGCTGCGCAGAGCAGTGCTTCGTGGTCTGAACGAGGGCAGATAGGGAAGCAAAGCCTGACGCCACTCAGTTCCCTCTCAGCTGCCTGCAGCTCGAGATGAAGAGTTCTGCTGTCTGCTGCCCTCAGCTTCCCACCTTAACTAGTGAATTCTTTacttcatttgtttcttttagTTACCTGTTtctgatgattttattttatttatcttctgtgtgtgtggttggggtgggagctccttcccctcctcttcttctttgatcttttgttttgtgttagaGTGTAATTTGTTATGCCCCAGTCGCCAGGGTTTAAGACCTGTCAGACTTGCCACTGGTCCTTTCCCCGCAGTGACGGACACTCCAGTTGCCTGCAGTGTTTGGGAATTCTCACAACTCTTCTAAATGCATGGTCTGTGTGAGTTTCAAAGGCAGAGCTAAGAAGGACAGGGAGGCTATTAATGGAGCATGGCCAGCTATGAAGGGGTCTGCTTCCTCCTCCATACATTAGGATCCACATTGCAGAGCACCCTGGCCACACTGGCTGCTTCAATTGCAGCCCTGGGCAAAGCAACCTACCTCTCTGAGCTAGGAGCAGGTCAGCTCATAAGACTCAAGAGACTTCTCATCCCTCTAAGGTTGCGGCAGAGACTCCAACTGAGTCCGGTACTGAGGCATCGGTACTGCGGAAGAAAACCGCTTGGTTATCCCTACCACTAGGTCAGTTACTGCGACTAACTTTGTGTGACGGCTATCATAGCCCTCCACCCTCTTCCACGTTCCTTTCTTCTGTGGATCCCATCATGTCTGATGAACCTGACTCGCCAGTGCTGGGAAGATCTACCAGAGCCACTTCCTGACACTGCTGCAAGAGCAACAAGTTGAGACTTGCTTAAGTCTCCAGCCTTCGGTACCAAGTAGGACATCAGAGACCCCCCCACACCTTAGTTCAGGGGAAGATTCCTTAGATCAGGAGATCTCAGTACTGTGCTAGCCTACCCTCATGAGTCTCTTTCATGAAGAGGATCCTGGGGAACCTACCAGACATTGTAGCTTTGTAGGCCCAGAGATTATGATTATCACTGGGGTCCCTTCATTTATCCCCCTCCCCAGCGGGATTAGTGGGACCTGTGGGACCACTATGGTGACTAATTCCTAAGACAAAGCACTGGCACCCCCAGCACTCACAGACTGTCCTAAGGTACTGCACACCTTGGAAGCACATACTTCTTTGGTACCGGCCGACGAACAGGAGGAACGAGAGTTTCAGGCTGAGGAGATTTCTGTAAAGATCTCTTCCTCTTCAGACAACGTGGTAATGCCACCACCCCCCTCCTACGCTGATGACTTTAAGACCTTCCAGGACCTCATGAAAAGACAAATGGACTCACTTCAAATTCTGCTGGAGGAAGTGCAAGAATGTAAACATTTCTTGGTGGACACCCTGAACATCAGTACCCAGGGAAAGATTGCCTTGCCACACATCCCCTATGGCAAACACCTGCCAAAATCCCACTGACTTGTAAGGGGGCAGAGCAGAAATTCTACATCCCACCAAAGGGAATGGAGTACTTCTTCTCCCAGCCCTAACCCCAGTTCCCTTGCACTGGATGCCACCAGTGAGAGGAATTGTCAAGCTCGCTCTAGGCCCTCTCCATCAGATAAGGAATCCAAGTGGTAGGACTTTCTGGGAAGGAAGAGTTACACATCACCCG includes the following:
- the LOC117887653 gene encoding dynein heavy chain 9, axonemal-like — protein: MAKMKFQLDSEQKPTKTGLGMYSKEEEYVSFSEPCDCSGQVEIWLNHVLDSMRATVRHEMTEGVTAYEEKPREQWLFDYPAQVALTCTQIWWTTEVGIAFARLEEGYENAMKEYYKKQVTQLNTLITMLIGQLSKGDRQKIMTICTIDVHARDVVAKMIAQKVCRYTTRHYAFSALSFTVS